One genomic segment of bacterium includes these proteins:
- the uvrC gene encoding excinuclease ABC subunit UvrC — protein MWSIVFPPWRLCAVGKELSRRELEVSPKKTGGSESDMAFDTEKLKGLPKCPGVYLMKDSQGQVIYVGKAKDLRARVRSYFRQGGDTRALVRYLLRDLGKIEVMVTTTEKEALILENNLIKKYHPRYNLRFRDDKDYLHIRLDTTHPFPRLSMARRPPKDGALYFGPYASAHAARQTMRLLQRHMGLRTCKDSQLKHAKRTCLNQQMGRCAGVCRGTISQQEYLLRVQEAVMFLQGRSRELLKHLERRMKKASQDLKFEEAARLRDQIREVERTIEAQKVDKPMGGDQDVVGLHRVGMEGNVAVLRIKGGKLWERLSFPISPTPLEDAEVIGSFLQQFYGAGRIPPPVILVPVSLKEQAAILEEWLAELSGCRVRIKTPIRGEAKGLLEMAKQNAELAPMQANGWSQTAQELVRRLGLSRPPRIIDAFDISNLGGQDSVGSAVRFVEGAPEPSMYRTYSVRISSQPDDYAMMYEVIRRHLVRKTKEGSLPDLILVDGGKGQLHVALSVLKDLGISETEVVALAKARDREGGAGFDRLFVPGRKDAIPIAAGAAPLRVLQQLRDEAHRFAISRHRKRRSISRFSSPLDKVPGVGPVRRKALLRHLGSLKKILEATEEELAEVPGISMSMARRIYEALHEEQGP, from the coding sequence GTGTGGAGCATCGTTTTTCCCCCTTGGAGACTTTGCGCAGTGGGAAAGGAACTCTCGAGGCGAGAGCTAGAGGTGAGCCCAAAGAAGACAGGGGGGAGTGAGTCGGATATGGCTTTTGACACAGAGAAGCTCAAAGGGTTGCCCAAATGCCCTGGTGTTTACCTGATGAAGGATTCGCAGGGGCAGGTCATCTATGTGGGCAAGGCCAAGGACCTGAGGGCAAGGGTCCGCTCCTATTTCAGGCAAGGGGGTGATACAAGAGCCCTTGTGAGATATCTTTTGAGGGACCTGGGGAAGATAGAGGTGATGGTCACCACCACCGAAAAAGAAGCCCTCATCCTGGAGAACAATCTCATAAAAAAATACCATCCCAGGTACAACCTCAGGTTCAGGGATGACAAGGACTATCTCCACATAAGGCTGGATACCACCCACCCCTTCCCCAGGTTGAGCATGGCCCGAAGACCTCCCAAAGATGGGGCCCTCTATTTCGGGCCATACGCCTCGGCTCATGCTGCAAGGCAAACCATGAGGCTCTTGCAGCGGCACATGGGCCTACGCACCTGCAAGGATTCTCAGCTCAAGCATGCAAAGAGGACCTGCCTCAACCAACAGATGGGGCGCTGTGCTGGGGTTTGCCGCGGAACAATAAGCCAGCAGGAGTATTTACTCAGGGTTCAAGAGGCGGTGATGTTTCTCCAGGGCCGTTCCAGAGAACTCCTAAAGCACCTGGAGAGGAGGATGAAGAAAGCCTCGCAGGATTTGAAGTTTGAGGAGGCAGCGCGCCTGAGAGATCAGATAAGGGAGGTGGAGCGCACCATCGAGGCCCAAAAAGTGGACAAGCCCATGGGAGGAGACCAGGACGTGGTGGGGCTTCACAGGGTTGGAATGGAGGGAAACGTGGCTGTGCTCAGGATAAAAGGAGGAAAGCTCTGGGAAAGGTTGAGCTTCCCCATTTCGCCGACTCCACTGGAGGATGCAGAAGTCATTGGTTCCTTCTTGCAGCAGTTCTACGGAGCAGGCCGCATACCCCCTCCCGTGATCCTGGTGCCCGTGTCTTTAAAAGAGCAAGCTGCCATCTTGGAGGAATGGCTGGCAGAGCTCTCAGGCTGCAGAGTCAGGATAAAAACCCCCATCAGGGGAGAGGCAAAGGGCCTGCTGGAGATGGCCAAACAAAACGCCGAGCTGGCTCCCATGCAAGCCAATGGCTGGTCCCAAACAGCCCAGGAGCTTGTCAGGCGGCTGGGTCTGAGCAGACCCCCCAGAATCATAGATGCCTTTGATATCTCCAACCTTGGGGGCCAGGATTCCGTGGGCTCGGCGGTTCGCTTTGTGGAAGGCGCTCCAGAGCCCTCCATGTACAGAACCTATTCTGTGAGGATATCTTCCCAGCCAGATGATTATGCCATGATGTATGAAGTGATCAGGCGTCATCTGGTAAGAAAGACCAAGGAAGGCTCACTTCCGGATCTCATCCTGGTGGACGGGGGCAAAGGGCAGCTGCATGTGGCCTTGAGTGTGTTAAAAGACCTGGGGATATCAGAAACGGAAGTGGTGGCCCTGGCCAAGGCCAGGGACAGGGAAGGCGGGGCAGGATTTGACCGGCTCTTTGTGCCTGGCCGAAAGGATGCTATTCCCATAGCAGCCGGAGCAGCCCCCCTTAGAGTTCTCCAGCAATTGCGAGATGAGGCCCATCGTTTCGCCATATCAAGACACAGGAAGCGAAGGAGCATCAGTAGGTTCAGTTCTCCGCTGGATAAGGTGCCGGGGGTAGGCCCTGTCAGACGAAAGGCCCTTCTTCGCCATCTGGGAAGCCTAAAGAAGATCCTGGAGGCAACTGAAGAGGAGCTGGCAGAAGTGCCAGGGATCTCCATGAGCATGGCCAGGCGAATTTATGAGGCCCTGCATGAGGAGCAAGGACCCTGA